A portion of the Actomonas aquatica genome contains these proteins:
- a CDS encoding PLP-dependent aminotransferase family protein — protein sequence MSAVIANPTPALTLYQQLADSVQTLIERGTLRPGSRVPSVRRMALQRDVSIATVIQAYTVLENRGLLEARPQSGYYVRSRPGLLAPEPRMARPMARPSEVGVSDLAAEVVNASAEPDFVALGAACPHHSLFPTKKLARLLGAAGRDDPSLIGRYAMDASHPPLCREIARRYLQVGTPLDHDELVITVGCTEALNLSLRAVTRPGDTIAIETPTYFGILQTTQALGLKVIEIPSDPRDGICLDALQRALETCPIKAVLLIPTFSNPLGACMPDARKAALYELLATHDLPAIEDDVYGDLHWGDRRPKPLKAWDTDGRVLLCSSFGKTLAPALRVGWCAPGRYLERVRRLKFTNTVGTPVILQKTLSDFLRNGGYDHHLRSIRRAYREQVQRFSTAIVSAFGAGTRISRPQGGFVLWVELPAGVDTVRLHQDALRHRINIAPGPLFSVRDRYRHCLRINCGLPWNETIEQAIATLGTLARAQTSD from the coding sequence CCCTGCTCTCACCCTCTACCAACAGCTGGCCGACTCCGTGCAAACCCTCATCGAGCGCGGCACGCTGCGCCCCGGCTCGCGCGTGCCCTCGGTGCGCCGCATGGCCCTGCAACGCGACGTGAGCATCGCCACCGTCATCCAAGCCTACACCGTCTTGGAAAACCGCGGCCTGCTCGAAGCCCGTCCCCAATCCGGTTACTACGTCCGCTCCCGCCCCGGCCTGCTCGCGCCCGAGCCACGCATGGCCCGTCCCATGGCGCGCCCTTCCGAGGTGGGCGTGAGCGACCTCGCCGCCGAGGTGGTCAACGCTTCCGCCGAGCCTGACTTCGTCGCGCTCGGTGCCGCCTGTCCGCACCACAGCCTTTTCCCGACCAAAAAACTCGCCCGCCTGCTCGGCGCCGCCGGCCGCGACGATCCGTCCCTCATCGGTCGCTACGCGATGGATGCCTCGCACCCGCCCCTCTGCCGCGAGATCGCCCGCCGTTACCTCCAGGTCGGCACGCCGCTCGATCACGACGAGTTGGTCATCACCGTCGGCTGCACCGAGGCGCTCAACCTTTCCCTGCGCGCAGTCACCCGCCCCGGCGATACCATTGCCATCGAGACGCCCACCTACTTCGGCATTCTCCAGACCACCCAGGCCCTGGGCCTCAAGGTCATCGAAATTCCCAGCGACCCGCGCGACGGCATCTGTCTCGATGCGCTCCAACGCGCCCTCGAGACCTGCCCCATCAAGGCGGTCCTGCTCATCCCCACCTTCTCCAACCCGCTCGGCGCCTGCATGCCCGACGCCCGCAAGGCCGCCCTCTACGAGCTGCTCGCCACCCACGACCTGCCCGCCATCGAGGACGACGTCTACGGCGATCTGCACTGGGGCGATCGCCGCCCCAAACCGCTCAAGGCCTGGGACACCGATGGCCGCGTCCTGCTCTGCTCCTCCTTTGGCAAGACCCTCGCCCCGGCCCTCCGCGTCGGTTGGTGCGCGCCGGGGCGCTACCTCGAACGCGTGCGGCGCCTCAAGTTCACCAACACCGTCGGCACGCCCGTCATCCTGCAAAAGACGCTCTCCGATTTCCTGCGCAACGGTGGTTACGACCATCACCTGCGCTCCATCCGCCGTGCCTACCGCGAGCAGGTGCAACGCTTCTCCACCGCCATCGTAAGCGCCTTCGGCGCCGGCACCCGCATCAGCCGACCGCAGGGCGGTTTCGTGCTCTGGGTCGAATTGCCCGCCGGCGTCGATACCGTCCGGCTGCACCAGGACGCCCTGCGCCACCGCATCAACATTGCCCCCGGCCCCCTCTTCTCCGTGCGCGACCGCTACCGCCACTGCCTGCGTATCAACTGCGGGCTGCCGTGGAACGAGACCATCGAACAAGCCATCGCCACCCTCGGCACTCTCGCCCGCGCCCAAACCTCCGATTGA